A genomic window from Palaemon carinicauda isolate YSFRI2023 unplaced genomic scaffold, ASM3689809v2 scaffold443, whole genome shotgun sequence includes:
- the LOC137636918 gene encoding mitogen-activated protein kinase kinase kinase kinase 3-like, with protein MGACFSKQSECYLPHPLRVFEMVITPYLEYPLMCVDVTRSYSTEDILRHNLINLNTGTTWIPDEDDDMDGMATAIPRQNLNVKNVTQIEKDAILVCFGNLVRAVNPFTPKGRTGTFHKSHPFTPMDVPVRPCKKRL; from the exons ATGGGAGCTTGCTTTTCTAAG CAAAGCGAGTGTTATTTGCCACACCCATTAAGAGTTTTCGAGATGGTAATAACGCCATACCTAGAGTACCCGCTGATGTGCGTAGATGTAACTCGCAGTTATAGCACAGAGGACATTCTTCGACACAATCTAATCAACCTCAATACGGGTACGACCTGGATCCCCGACGAAGACGACGACATGGATGGCATGGCCACTGCTATTCCAAGACAAAACCTCAACGTGAAAAACGTCACTCAAATAGAAAAAGATGCCATTCTAGTCTGTTTTGGAA ATCTCGTAAgagcagttaacccttttacccccaaaggacgtactggtacgtttcacaaaagccatccctttacccccatggacgtaccggtacgtccttgcaaaaaaaggctataa